Proteins from a genomic interval of Panthera tigris isolate Pti1 chromosome A2, P.tigris_Pti1_mat1.1, whole genome shotgun sequence:
- the CASP14 gene encoding caspase-14 — MSNPQPLEEEVYDMSGARLALTLCVTKARKGSEADLDALERMFQQLGFESTMKRNPTAQQFQEELENFQQAMDARDDFISCAFVVLMAHGLEGRLKGEDEKMVELENLFEVLNNKNCRALRAKPKVYIVQACRGEHRDPGETVSGDNIVMVAKDSPQTIPTYTDTLHIYSTVEGYIAYRHDKEGSCFIQTLVDVFTERKGPILELLTEVTRRMAEAELIQEGKARKVNPEIQSTLRKRLYLQ; from the exons ATGAGCAACCCTCAGCCTTTGGAGGAG GAGGTATACGACATGTCAGGCGCCCGCTTAGCCCTGACACTGTGCGTCACCAAAGCCCGGAAAGGTTCGGAGGCAGACTTGGACGCCCTGGAACGCATGTTCCAGCAGCTGGGATTTGAGAGCACCATGAAGAGAAACCCCACCGCCCAG CAATTCCAGGAAGAGCTGGAAAATTTTCAGCAGGCCATGGACGCCCGGGATGACTTCATCAGCTGTGCTTTTGTGGTGCTCATGGCACATGGGCTGGAAGGTCGCCTCAAAGGAGAGGATGAGAAGATGGTTGAACTGGAAAACCTTTTCGAGGTTCTGAACAACAAGAATTGCCGGGCCCTGAGAGCCAAGCCGAAGGTGTACATCGTGCAGGCCTGTCGAGGAG AACACAGGGACCCCGGTGAAACAGTAAGTGGAGACAATATCGTGATGGTCGCCAAGGACAGTCCCCAAACCATCCCAACGTACACGGACACCCTCCACATCTACTCCACCGTGGAGG GGTACATCGCATACAGACATGACAAAGAGGGCTCCTGCTTCATCCAGACTCTGGTTGACGTGTTCACAGAGAGGAAAGGACCCATCCTGGAGCTTCTGACAGAG GTGACCCGGCGGATGGCAGAAGCAGAGCTGATTcaggaaggaaaagcaaggaaagtGAATCCCGAGATCCAAAGCACCCTTCGGAAACGGCTCTATCTGCAATAG